From the Deltaproteobacteria bacterium genome, the window GGCGTATGTTGTAGCGGGGACGGTGCATCTTCAGGAGCCTGTCCTCGAGGATGAGGGCCTCCTTCTCGTTGGCCGTCACCATCCAGTCGATGTCCCTGGTCCTGTCGACGAGAAACCTCACGGCGTAGCGCGTGTCCCCGGAGCGGTGGAAGTAGGAGCGCACGCGGGAGCGGAGGTTCTTGGCCTTGCCTATATAGAGGATGCGGCCCTCGCCGTCCTTGAGCATGTATACGCCGGGGGCGGCGGGCAGCATGTCGACTTTCTCGGTCACGTCCATGATTTCTTTTTACCACTTATTTCAGGGCGCCGCAAGGCGGTGCGCCGCGCCGGCGGCCGCCCGTGAAAAAGAGGCTTGCAATCCTGGAAATTATGACTATAATAACCATCCTCGATGAAGTCCACGGAGGAGAGGAGGTGACGGAAGAGAACGTTCAGCCTGGAAAGGTTCGCCGAGAGATTCAGTAAGCGCCTTTGATGAGCCGACTGTGAAGTGTGACCCACGGGGAAGCCCCCGGTTTCCCCCGGAAAAACCCCTTAAGCAAGAGGAGGTCGAGATGAAAAGGTTCATCGTACCAGGTTGTGTCCTTGTCTTCGCGCTTGTCTTCTTCGTTTCCGACAGGGCGGCGGCCGATATCAAACTGCCGAGCGACTCGGCTTACAGAACCGTCAAGAAGGACTCCCCCCAGTATCGAGACATCGTTTCGCTCTTCGCCACCGCCATCGAGTCGGCCAAGCAAAAGGACCTCGACTCGGTCCTCTCCCTCTACGCCACGAAATACCTCAACTCCGGCTACAGCAAGGCCGACGTGCGCCGCCAGTGGGAGCAGATATTCCGCCACTTCGATCAGCTCGACATGGATCACAGAATTTACGAGATCGAGGTCTCTGGCGACTACGCGAGGATGAAGTGCGGAGGGCTGCTGCTGGGCGAGCCTGCCGTGCCGTCGGCCGATGAGGGCACGGTCGGTGTCATAGACTCGTGGAAGTTCGCCACCCACCAGCTCGTGCGCGAAAACGGAGAGTGGAAGATCCTGGGCAACCAGGTCCCTTACGACTCGGGAGAGGAACACCACCCGCTCTTCTGAGGCCGATGTTCCGGGGGGAACTTCCTTGACAAGGGCCAGGGGTCAGTGTTTCCCCCTGCCCCATCGTATGTTATTCGGTTCTTCGGCTGTACCGGGGGTTCGGCCCGCGCCAGGCGGGATTTTTACGCCTTTGCGGCCCGAATCCCCCGGTACAGCCCCCCCGAGGCAGCCGGCGCGGGCAGCCTGGGGGAAACTTTCTGCAGAAGGGCCATAGGCCCACGGTTCCCCCCAGACCCCCTTCAAAGACTTTTAACTTGGGCTGAAGAACCTCGTTTCATCAGCGAGCATGAAAGCCAACGCGGCTCGAGGAGCAAATTGAAAGTTTTTGGAGGGAGTCTGAGGGAACCGTGGGTCCATGACCCTTTTACAAAAAGGTTCCCTCAGTGCAGTTAATCGGAATTTCCCTATTCCTTGGCCCTTTCAAGGTACTTGCCCTCCACAGTGTCGATGCGGACCAAGTCGCCCGGTTCGATGAAGGACGGCACGTTGAGCACCAGGCCGGTCTCGAGGGTGGCCGGTTTCTGCGAGCTCGCCGCCGTGGCGCCCTTGAGGTTGGGCGGCGTTTCAACGACCTTTAGCTCCACGACCTTGGGCGGCGCGACGCCTACGGGCCTGCCCTCGAAGAACTCGACCATGAACTTGACGTTGGGCACCAGGTAACTGGCGGCGTCGCCGAGGTCCTCGCCGGTGAGCACCGTCTGCTCGTAGGTCTCGGTGTTCATGAAGTGGTAGCCCCCCTCGTCGGCGTAGAGGTACTCCATCTCGTGCTGCTCCAGCACGGCCCGCTCCACCTTGTCGTCCGAGCGGAAGCGATGGTCGAAGCTCACGCCGGTGTGGAGGTTGCGCAGCTTGGTCTGCACCAGCCCGCGCTTGTTGCCGGGGGTGAGATGCTGCACGGCCCACACCTTGTGGGGCTCGCCCTTGAAGATGATGTTCATGCCTACACGTAACTGGGTCCCTGAAAGCATAACCCTCCAACCGCTCCTTTCTATCGATCTCCCGGCGGAGCCTCCCGGTGAAGGGAGGCGCCTTTGCCGCGCCCCCTCACTGCGGGACGCCCCACCGGCCGTCTCATTGACCCGTTATATATTTCTTGACGTACCGGGCCGTTCCCACGGCCCTGAGTTTCTTGAAGAGGAAGTCGAAGCGCTCCTCCAGCTCCCGGCCTATGGCGGCCCGTCTTTCGGCGTCGAGGCTTAGCAGTTTCGCCTTGAAGGGTCCGAAGGCCTTCTTCCTCGTCTTGTAGATGAACTGCTCTTCCGTCTGTCCCTCCTTGCGCTCGTCGGCGTGTTTGTCCATGAGGTAGCGGTACATCTCGTCGCGCAGCCCGGAGGGCAGGGCCTCGCTCTCGTAGATTATGTTCTGGAAGCCCGTGGCCAGGTGCACCTCGGCCGTGCCCCGCTCGGGAAAGATGTGGAAGGCGTCGTCGGGGAGGGTGGAGGCGCCGTGCTGGACCACGCCTGCAAGGCCGTAGTCCCTGCGGGCCACCTCCGAGAGCCTCTCGATGGTGTCGAAGTCGACCTTGACCTGCGCTATGGAGCCGTCGGGCAGGACCACGCCGCCGTGGGAGGTGCCCGTCTGGATGCTGATCTTGCTTATGCCCTTGAAGCGGCCCGCCGTAGTGCGCAGGAAGCCGTCCATGAAGGCGCGCAGCTCCTCTTCGGTCGAGTTCTTTCCGCCCACCTCGCCTATCTCGCCGCCCACCGAGACGGTTACGCCCTCGGGCTCTATGTCTCTTATATAGCCGGTCAGCGTCGCCGTCGTCTCGTAGTTGGGGCGCTGCTGCTCGTCGACCGAGGGCTTGGAGAGGTCTACGACCGTGGAGGCGTCTATGTCGATGTTGTAGAACATGGCGTCCACGGCCTCCTTTATGAGGGCCTTGAGGGAGTCCACCTCGGCGGCGCTGTCGGCGGCGAACTTCTTGGCGTTTACCTGGAAGTGGTCGCCCTGGATGAAGACCGGCTCGCCGTATCCCTCCTTCACGGCGGCGGCGAGCACCTGGGAGGCGTACTCCGATGGACGCTGGTCCGTATAACCTATCTCGCTCTTGGCGATCTCGAATATCAC encodes:
- a CDS encoding aldolase, whose translation is MECRSVGALFDAVSGSVREKGEGVEVVDEARLRSTDMDILAYNAAAAGDPEVKAAAQRIITAAACKCGVCPASIQGLYEAMGRGECGGFTVPAINLRGLTYDSARAVIRAAERNDTGAVIFEIAKSEIGYTDQRPSEYASQVLAAAVKEGYGEPVFIQGDHFQVNAKKFAADSAAEVDSLKALIKEAVDAMFYNIDIDASTVVDLSKPSVDEQQRPNYETTATLTGYIRDIEPEGVTVSVGGEIGEVGGKNSTEEELRAFMDGFLRTTAGRFKGISKISIQTGTSHGGVVLPDGSIAQVKVDFDTIERLSEVARRDYGLAGVVQHGASTLPDDAFHIFPERGTAEVHLATGFQNIIYESEALPSGLRDEMYRYLMDKHADERKEGQTEEQFIYKTRKKAFGPFKAKLLSLDAERRAAIGRELEERFDFLFKKLRAVGTARYVKKYITGQ
- the efp gene encoding elongation factor P, with the translated sequence MLSGTQLRVGMNIIFKGEPHKVWAVQHLTPGNKRGLVQTKLRNLHTGVSFDHRFRSDDKVERAVLEQHEMEYLYADEGGYHFMNTETYEQTVLTGEDLGDAASYLVPNVKFMVEFFEGRPVGVAPPKVVELKVVETPPNLKGATAASSQKPATLETGLVLNVPSFIEPGDLVRIDTVEGKYLERAKE